The DNA sequence CGGCGGATGGATATATGATAGATGAGGAATTTACTGACGTTGCAGGAAACTACTATGAAGATAAGACAAACTATTATCTCGACTTAGGAAAACTAACATCAAAAGCCTGCCCATATCAGAAAACACATTATACGCTTACGGTAAATAAGACCAGTGGAGCTGTTACCAATGTGAAGGATAATGGAACATATATAGAACTCTATAATAAGAAATGTGCGAATAATCCGAGGCTTTTGAAAATTGAGAAAAAAGAAGAACCAAAAGATGAGCCTAAAAAACCAAGTAAAAGAAAATAGTTTTTACGAAACAGAAAGACTGATCCTTCGTCCGATATCTTTGGAGGACGGAGCATTTATATTTGACCTTTATAACAGGCCAAAATTTATCCAGTTTATTGGAGACCGTAACCTTAAAAACATTTCTGATGCTGAAGAGTATATCAAAAATAGATTTCTTCCTCAGCTGGAGAATTTAGGATTCGGAAACTACCTTGTTGTGACTAAAGATAAAAATGAAAAAGTAGGCGCTGTTGGAATTTTTGAACGCGAGGGGCTTGATGTTGTCGATATTGGATTCTCTCTACTGGATGAATTCGAGGGAAAAGGATATGCGTATGAAGCAGCTGTAAAGGTTAAATCTATCGGAATGGATGAATTTGGATTGAAAAAAATCTCTGCCATTACTTCAAAGGATAATTTTTCTTCCCAGAAATTGATTGAGAAACTAGGATTAAAGTTTCAAAAACACATAACTCTTCCTAATGATAGTGAAGAACTCAGATACTACGAGACCGAGTAGATTGGTAACAAATAACACAAATCTCTAAACTAAACAAAGGTATTTAATGCAGTTGTTAGTGAAAAGATTTGT is a window from the Chryseobacterium sp. T16E-39 genome containing:
- a CDS encoding GNAT family N-acetyltransferase, whose product is MSLKNQVKENSFYETERLILRPISLEDGAFIFDLYNRPKFIQFIGDRNLKNISDAEEYIKNRFLPQLENLGFGNYLVVTKDKNEKVGAVGIFEREGLDVVDIGFSLLDEFEGKGYAYEAAVKVKSIGMDEFGLKKISAITSKDNFSSQKLIEKLGLKFQKHITLPNDSEELRYYETE